From one Shewanella sp. GD04112 genomic stretch:
- a CDS encoding DUF3630 family protein: MKLEAIQLDRAALSLSVSGDIDFDHFEAFAEPLAHALDCRVRERQWGADRHQWLLEFEGTSLWLNYEFYGNICWLSVEREADFEVLEYLATLLKSYV; the protein is encoded by the coding sequence ATGAAATTAGAAGCCATTCAGTTAGATAGAGCCGCGTTAAGCTTAAGTGTGAGCGGCGATATCGATTTTGACCATTTCGAGGCCTTTGCCGAGCCATTAGCCCATGCCTTAGACTGCCGAGTGCGCGAGCGCCAATGGGGCGCGGATCGCCATCAATGGCTATTGGAGTTTGAGGGCACCTCGCTTTGGCTCAATTATGAGTTTTACGGCAATATCTGTTGGCTGAGTGTGGAACGTGAGGCCGATTTTGAGGTGCTGGAATACCTTGCCACACTGTTAAAGTCCTATGTATGA
- a CDS encoding protein adenylyltransferase SelO family protein, with protein sequence MKFKQDFFTQLPEFYAQVYPQGISNPHWLAWSEDAAKLIDLQQPTDALLQGLSGNAAVEGASYYAQVYSGHQFGGYTPRLGDGRSIILGEALGPQGAWDVALKGGGPTPYSRHGDGRAVMRSAVREFLVSEALHHLGVPTTRALAVIGSDMPVWRESQETAAITVRLARSHIRFGHFEFFCHSERGQADKLAQLLNFTLKQHYPHLSCDLAGYKAWFLQVVQDTAKLIAHWQAIGFAHGVMNTDNMSILGDSFDFGPFAFLDTFQEDFICNHSDPEGRYAFGQQPGIGLWNLQRLAQALTPVIPSDDLIAALNQYQHALVQHYLMLMRAKLGLAERVDSTAEQDQQDLELIGRFTVLMEKNQLDYSNTWRRFGQLDPSSVHSSLRDDFIDLKEFDAWYQTYQARLGKVADVEAWQQARNSVNPKYILRNYLAQEAIIAVEEGNLAPLERLHQVLRQPFAEQVEHEDLAKRPPDWGQGLIMSCSS encoded by the coding sequence ATGAAGTTTAAACAGGATTTTTTTACCCAGTTGCCTGAGTTTTACGCTCAAGTCTATCCGCAGGGGATAAGCAATCCCCATTGGCTGGCGTGGAGTGAAGATGCCGCCAAGTTAATCGACTTACAACAGCCGACGGATGCCTTATTGCAGGGATTATCGGGTAACGCGGCCGTTGAGGGCGCAAGTTATTATGCGCAGGTGTACAGTGGCCATCAGTTTGGTGGCTATACGCCTAGATTAGGCGATGGTCGCTCGATTATCTTGGGTGAGGCATTAGGTCCCCAAGGCGCATGGGATGTGGCGCTCAAAGGCGGCGGGCCGACGCCCTATTCTCGCCATGGAGATGGCAGAGCCGTGATGCGCTCAGCGGTGCGGGAGTTTCTGGTTTCCGAAGCGCTGCATCATTTAGGTGTGCCGACGACCCGAGCATTGGCGGTGATTGGCTCTGATATGCCCGTCTGGCGTGAGAGCCAAGAAACCGCAGCCATTACCGTGCGTTTGGCGCGCAGCCATATCCGCTTTGGTCATTTCGAATTTTTCTGCCATAGCGAGCGTGGTCAAGCCGATAAGCTGGCGCAGTTGCTCAACTTTACCTTGAAGCAGCATTATCCGCATTTGAGCTGCGATCTGGCGGGCTATAAAGCCTGGTTTTTGCAGGTAGTACAAGATACCGCTAAGCTCATCGCCCATTGGCAGGCTATCGGCTTTGCCCACGGGGTGATGAATACCGACAATATGTCGATTTTGGGGGATAGTTTCGATTTTGGCCCGTTTGCCTTCCTCGATACCTTCCAAGAAGACTTTATTTGCAATCATTCCGACCCAGAAGGGCGGTACGCCTTTGGTCAGCAGCCCGGCATTGGCCTGTGGAACCTGCAACGTTTAGCACAGGCGTTGACGCCTGTGATCCCGTCCGATGATCTAATTGCCGCCTTGAATCAATATCAGCATGCTTTAGTGCAGCATTATTTGATGCTGATGCGCGCTAAGTTAGGGCTGGCTGAGCGAGTGGATTCGACAGCCGAGCAGGATCAGCAGGACTTAGAACTGATTGGCCGCTTTACCGTGCTGATGGAGAAAAATCAGCTGGATTACAGCAACACCTGGCGCCGCTTCGGTCAACTTGACCCAAGCAGTGTGCACTCGTCGCTGCGGGATGATTTTATCGATCTCAAGGAGTTTGATGCTTGGTATCAGACCTATCAGGCGCGGTTGGGTAAAGTTGCTGATGTTGAGGCTTGGCAACAGGCGCGTAATAGCGTCAATCCCAAGTATATTCTGCGCAACTATTTGGCTCAAGAGGCCATTATTGCCGTGGAGGAGGGAAATCTTGCGCCGCTAGAGCGTTTGCACCAAGTATTGCGCCAGCCGTTTGCCGAACAAGTTGAGCATGAAGATCTGGCCAAACGTCCACCCGATTGGGGACAAGGGCTGATTATGTCGTGCAGCAGTTGA
- a CDS encoding DsrE family protein, which yields MQNILIVAHASPYGTEKLFNSLRIALALKDQTEQQVDLRIFLMSDAVFGALKHQTTPDLSYNLQQMFEILSAQQVPILLCKTCAQARGVNPEMLLEGAEIGTLQDLTRWTLAADKVMHI from the coding sequence ATGCAAAACATTCTGATCGTTGCCCACGCCAGCCCCTATGGCACTGAAAAGCTCTTCAATAGCCTACGTATCGCGTTGGCGCTGAAGGACCAAACCGAGCAACAAGTTGATTTAAGAATCTTTTTAATGTCAGATGCGGTGTTTGGCGCCCTTAAGCATCAAACGACTCCGGACCTCAGTTACAACCTACAACAGATGTTTGAGATCCTAAGCGCTCAGCAAGTCCCGATTTTACTCTGTAAAACCTGCGCCCAAGCGCGGGGCGTTAACCCCGAGATGCTGCTCGAGGGCGCCGAAATTGGCACTTTGCAGGATCTCACTCGCTGGACGCTGGCCGCCGATAAGGTGATGCATATTTAA
- a CDS encoding nitrous oxide-stimulated promoter family protein produces the protein MDSAALLTGKLRYEHETISAMAKIYCKAKHQGQTASGLCEECLALLEYAAVRLDRCPYGQDKPTCNKCPVHCYKPAQKAQVKEIMIFAGPRMLLPHPIRAIKHLLAERQPVPASVPEAASNRHQRIAISQKNL, from the coding sequence ATGGACTCAGCGGCCCTACTCACAGGTAAACTGCGCTACGAACATGAAACCATTAGCGCGATGGCGAAGATCTATTGCAAAGCTAAGCACCAAGGCCAAACGGCATCCGGACTGTGTGAAGAGTGTTTAGCGCTGCTAGAGTATGCCGCCGTTCGCCTCGATCGCTGCCCCTACGGACAAGATAAACCCACCTGCAATAAGTGCCCAGTGCACTGCTATAAACCGGCGCAAAAGGCGCAGGTCAAAGAGATCATGATTTTCGCTGGCCCACGAATGCTGTTACCGCATCCCATTCGCGCAATCAAACACTTACTAGCAGAGCGTCAGCCAGTACCCGCATCTGTACCTGAGGCGGCATCTAATCGCCATCAACGCATCGCAATTTCACAGAAAAACCTTTAG
- a CDS encoding lipid-binding SYLF domain-containing protein: MKSFLSLIVASTCLIASFMAPAAQADDSYTEALNNFHQAKETRKFFDTAYGYALFPTVGKGGIGIGAAYGKGRVFQAGQYMGDSSLTQLSIGFQLGGQAYSEIIFFKDAKSYNEFTSGSFEFDAQASAVAINMGANAKAGTTGNSAGAGQAGGNQSATAAYINGMAVFTVAKGGLMFEAALAGQSFSFEPRGN, from the coding sequence ATGAAATCATTTTTATCCCTTATCGTCGCATCAACCTGTCTGATTGCCAGCTTTATGGCACCCGCGGCTCAGGCCGACGATAGCTACACCGAGGCTTTAAATAATTTTCACCAAGCAAAGGAAACGCGCAAATTCTTTGATACCGCCTATGGTTATGCCCTTTTCCCCACTGTCGGTAAAGGCGGAATAGGTATTGGCGCCGCTTACGGCAAAGGTCGCGTCTTTCAAGCGGGGCAATATATGGGAGACTCTAGCCTGACCCAACTTTCTATCGGTTTTCAGCTAGGCGGACAAGCCTATAGCGAAATCATCTTCTTTAAGGACGCCAAATCCTACAACGAGTTCACCAGTGGCAGCTTTGAGTTTGATGCCCAGGCCTCGGCTGTTGCGATTAACATGGGCGCTAATGCTAAAGCGGGCACCACAGGTAACTCGGCAGGTGCTGGCCAAGCAGGTGGTAATCAATCGGCAACCGCAGCCTATATCAATGGTATGGCGGTATTCACGGTAGCCAAGGGCGGATTAATGTTTGAAGCCGCACTGGCGGGACAATCCTTCTCCTTCGAGCCCAGAGGCAACTAA
- a CDS encoding acyltransferase codes for MRKNQLEFTYMRGIAIIFIVLGHSIYNSGEGFPLLLENLLRGGTALFVFISGYFFHRIFYKDFDYGKFMKNKVQNVLYPFLVVSAVGLFFLCLRWFFLEHQSLDKLLLSVFYTVRNGYILYPHWYIPFIMAVFLFSPVFLWFIRCSQQMRWTLFVLSCVVAILLHRPIGNVNFIHSVVYFMPFYLIGILYSQDEHIVTRYGSIFSALAVIFLIVSLVEQSYIVQHIGNYHKAPFEYNGIDWQFIQKLSLCVLVLNFCDWLSKRSRIPWLVETAEMSFAIFFIHPLFDMLFNTVATVLRYRLPPGSWVTSILFSAAIFTFLMVGSIITARFIKKRLGNRSRLYIGW; via the coding sequence ATGAGAAAAAATCAGCTCGAATTTACCTACATGCGCGGCATCGCGATTATTTTTATCGTGCTTGGCCACAGTATTTATAACTCTGGGGAAGGGTTTCCGTTATTGCTGGAAAATTTACTCAGGGGGGGCACGGCGTTGTTCGTGTTTATCTCTGGCTATTTTTTCCATCGGATTTTTTATAAGGACTTCGATTACGGCAAGTTTATGAAGAATAAAGTGCAAAACGTACTTTATCCCTTTTTGGTCGTCTCTGCCGTTGGCTTGTTCTTCTTGTGTTTACGTTGGTTTTTCTTGGAACATCAGTCGCTTGATAAGCTACTGTTGAGCGTTTTCTATACCGTACGTAACGGCTACATCCTGTATCCGCACTGGTATATCCCGTTTATCATGGCGGTGTTTTTATTCTCGCCAGTGTTTTTGTGGTTTATCCGCTGCTCGCAGCAGATGCGTTGGACCCTATTCGTGCTGAGTTGTGTGGTGGCGATTCTGCTCCACAGACCCATAGGTAACGTCAACTTTATCCACTCAGTGGTGTATTTTATGCCTTTCTATTTGATTGGTATTTTATATTCCCAAGATGAACATATTGTGACGCGCTATGGCTCGATTTTCAGTGCGTTAGCTGTCATCTTCCTAATTGTGAGTCTGGTTGAGCAAAGCTACATAGTGCAGCACATTGGTAACTACCATAAGGCGCCTTTTGAATATAACGGTATCGATTGGCAGTTTATCCAAAAGCTGAGTCTGTGTGTGCTAGTGCTTAACTTCTGTGATTGGTTGTCGAAACGCAGCCGCATCCCTTGGTTAGTGGAAACCGCCGAGATGAGCTTTGCAATTTTCTTCATCCACCCGTTATTCGACATGTTGTTTAATACGGTCGCCACTGTGTTGCGTTATCGCTTACCGCCAGGGTCTTGGGTCACTAGCATCCTGTTCTCGGCGGCGATTTTTACCTTCCTGATGGTGGGCAGTATTATCACGGCTCGCTTTATCAAAAAACGTTTAGGCAACCGTTCACGTCTGTATATCGGTTGGTAA
- a CDS encoding YkvA family protein, which yields MAEEQFTETGFWNKIKMFGRQAGREVVERALWLYYAAQKPNTPKWAKTVIFGALAYFISPLDAIPDLTPLVGFTDDLGALAAALTMVMLYIDDEVKSQAADKLALWFGDEPAEPKP from the coding sequence ATGGCAGAAGAACAATTCACTGAGACTGGTTTTTGGAACAAAATCAAAATGTTTGGTCGTCAGGCTGGGCGTGAAGTGGTTGAGCGTGCCCTGTGGCTTTATTATGCGGCGCAAAAGCCCAATACGCCTAAGTGGGCCAAGACAGTGATTTTTGGGGCCTTGGCTTACTTTATCTCGCCCTTGGATGCGATCCCGGATTTAACACCTTTAGTGGGCTTTACCGATGACTTGGGCGCCTTAGCGGCGGCGCTCACTATGGTTATGCTCTATATTGATGATGAGGTGAAATCCCAAGCGGCGGATAAGTTGGCGCTGTGGTTTGGCGATGAGCCGGCTGAGCCTAAGCCTTAG
- a CDS encoding AraC family transcriptional regulator encodes MIRMFEYDSKLAQSLSRVPVHQPSIIRVIQGEKSLLWQDDALAVNAEQLLLLPAGSHISFVNQPMSGRYRAVQLLLPYELPTGVMLAATDRVIPKPTQTISRSVDFAWNALLHSLTLALPTSVQMHYLAALLLSLPQQASVNWLYSHKPANVSQAVLGLLGQHPSAPWQQEEIADKLHMSSASLRRKLAQEDTSFRQLLAEVRLCQGLALLQNSTDSVLQIALACGYLSAEKFSARFKQAFGLTPAAYRRTL; translated from the coding sequence ATGATCCGCATGTTTGAATACGACTCTAAACTGGCGCAGTCACTTTCGCGGGTACCTGTGCATCAGCCCTCGATTATCCGTGTGATCCAAGGGGAGAAGTCGCTGCTCTGGCAAGATGATGCCCTAGCCGTGAATGCTGAGCAGCTATTATTGTTACCCGCCGGAAGCCATATCAGCTTCGTCAATCAACCGATGAGTGGACGCTATCGAGCGGTGCAACTCCTCTTGCCCTATGAGTTGCCCACGGGCGTTATGCTGGCGGCGACCGACAGGGTGATACCTAAACCCACGCAAACGATTTCACGCTCGGTCGATTTTGCCTGGAATGCGCTATTGCACAGCCTGACCTTGGCGCTACCCACGTCGGTGCAGATGCATTATTTAGCCGCCTTGCTGCTCAGTCTGCCGCAGCAAGCGAGCGTCAATTGGCTCTACAGTCATAAGCCTGCAAATGTGAGCCAAGCTGTGCTGGGCTTATTGGGGCAACATCCTTCAGCCCCATGGCAGCAAGAGGAAATCGCCGATAAGTTGCATATGAGCAGTGCCAGTTTAAGACGTAAACTGGCGCAGGAAGACACTAGTTTTAGGCAATTGCTCGCCGAAGTGCGTTTGTGTCAGGGCTTAGCACTATTGCAAAACTCTACGGATTCCGTGCTGCAAATCGCCTTGGCCTGCGGCTATTTATCGGCAGAAAAATTCTCGGCACGCTTTAAACAGGCCTTTGGCCTGACACCCGCCGCGTATCGCCGTACACTGTGA
- the speF gene encoding ornithine decarboxylase SpeF: protein MKSLKVAASLSVRSCFEIDREVVNVLTTDFCDVGAAVVSVDDVKHGIVEKIKNTGLKLPIFVSVCCEETFPDDICSSITGVFELCGSNTDFYGKQVETAVQKYEQALLPPFFGTLKKYVEMGNSTFACPGHQGGQFFRKHPVGRQFFDFFGETIFRSDMCNADVKLGDLLIHEGAPLDAQKYAAKVFNADKTYFVLNGTSSSNKVATNALLAKGDLVLFDRNNHKSNHHGALIQAGATPIYLETARNPFGFIGGIDAHCFQESYLREQIRAVAPERADEQRPFRLAIIQLGTYDGTIYNARQVVDRIGHLCDYILFDSAWVGYEQFIPMMNDCSPLLLELTPEDPGIIVTQSVHKQQAGFSQTSQIHKKDKHIKGQARYCNHKRFNNAFMMHASTSPFYPLFAALDVNAKMHEGASGRYLWREAVKAGIEARKLLLKKCKYIKPFIPSMIEGRPWQDYQTEQMADDLRFFEFEPGQKWHSFEGYEKGQYFVDPCKFLLTTPGIDAETGKYTEFGIPATILANFLRENNIIPEKCDLNSILFLMTPAEDMAKMQHLVSQISRFEKLVDEDAPLSEVLPNVYNANKARYKDYTIRQLCQEMHNLYVSHDVKQLQKEMFRQAHFPTKVMDPQEANLEFIRGNVELVPLSQIEGRIAAEGALPYPPGVLCMVPGEIWGGAVQRYFLALEEGINLLPGFSPELQGVYLESTPEGKIQALGYVLNK, encoded by the coding sequence ATGAAATCATTAAAAGTTGCCGCCAGCTTATCTGTTAGATCATGTTTTGAAATAGACAGAGAAGTCGTCAATGTATTAACCACAGATTTTTGCGATGTGGGTGCGGCTGTAGTCTCTGTTGATGATGTTAAACATGGTATTGTTGAGAAAATCAAAAATACCGGATTGAAACTGCCTATTTTCGTATCGGTTTGTTGTGAAGAAACCTTCCCAGATGATATTTGCTCTTCTATTACTGGGGTATTTGAGCTCTGCGGTAGCAATACCGATTTCTATGGTAAACAGGTCGAAACCGCCGTCCAAAAATATGAGCAAGCCCTATTACCGCCGTTCTTTGGCACGCTGAAAAAATACGTTGAAATGGGCAACTCCACCTTCGCCTGTCCGGGCCATCAGGGTGGTCAATTCTTCCGAAAACATCCTGTGGGTCGTCAATTTTTCGATTTCTTTGGCGAAACCATTTTCCGCTCAGATATGTGTAATGCCGACGTTAAACTCGGCGATCTGTTAATCCACGAAGGTGCGCCGCTGGATGCACAAAAATACGCGGCCAAGGTCTTTAACGCCGATAAAACCTACTTTGTGCTCAACGGCACTTCTTCTTCAAATAAAGTGGCGACCAACGCACTGCTGGCGAAGGGCGACCTGGTCTTATTCGACCGTAACAACCATAAATCCAACCACCATGGCGCGTTAATTCAAGCCGGTGCAACACCGATTTATTTAGAAACCGCCCGTAACCCCTTCGGCTTTATTGGCGGTATCGACGCCCACTGTTTCCAAGAGTCTTATTTAAGGGAGCAGATCCGCGCCGTAGCACCTGAGCGTGCCGATGAACAACGTCCATTCCGCTTAGCCATTATCCAACTAGGCACCTACGACGGCACTATCTACAATGCTCGCCAAGTGGTTGATCGTATTGGTCATCTATGTGATTACATCCTGTTTGACTCGGCTTGGGTGGGCTATGAGCAATTTATTCCGATGATGAATGACTGCTCGCCTCTGCTACTCGAACTAACGCCTGAAGATCCCGGTATTATCGTGACTCAGTCAGTACATAAACAGCAGGCAGGTTTCTCACAGACCTCGCAAATTCACAAAAAAGATAAACATATCAAAGGCCAAGCCAGATATTGCAACCATAAACGCTTCAACAACGCCTTTATGATGCATGCCTCTACCAGCCCCTTCTATCCGCTGTTTGCCGCATTGGATGTGAACGCTAAAATGCACGAAGGCGCCAGCGGCCGTTATCTATGGCGTGAAGCGGTCAAAGCCGGCATTGAAGCTCGCAAGTTACTGCTGAAAAAATGTAAATATATCAAGCCATTTATCCCAAGCATGATCGAGGGACGCCCATGGCAGGATTATCAAACCGAACAAATGGCCGATGATTTACGTTTCTTCGAGTTTGAACCCGGACAAAAATGGCACTCCTTCGAGGGTTACGAAAAAGGCCAATATTTCGTTGACCCTTGTAAATTCCTATTAACCACACCTGGAATCGATGCCGAAACCGGTAAATATACTGAGTTTGGTATTCCCGCGACTATTCTGGCTAACTTCTTACGTGAAAATAATATTATTCCCGAGAAGTGCGACTTAAATTCGATTTTATTCCTGATGACACCTGCGGAAGATATGGCAAAGATGCAACACTTAGTGTCGCAAATATCTCGCTTTGAGAAATTAGTCGATGAAGATGCGCCATTATCGGAAGTATTGCCTAACGTCTATAACGCCAATAAAGCCCGTTATAAAGACTATACCATTCGTCAACTCTGCCAAGAAATGCACAACCTTTATGTCAGCCATGACGTAAAACAACTGCAAAAAGAAATGTTCCGTCAGGCGCATTTCCCAACCAAAGTGATGGACCCGCAGGAGGCCAATCTTGAATTTATCCGCGGCAATGTTGAATTAGTGCCACTGTCGCAAATCGAAGGTCGAATTGCCGCAGAGGGCGCACTGCCATATCCACCAGGGGTGTTATGTATGGTGCCAGGTGAAATATGGGGTGGCGCAGTACAGCGTTATTTCCTAGCCCTTGAAGAAGGCATCAACTTATTACCCGGATTCTCCCCTGAATTACAAGGTGTTTATCTCGAAAGCACCCCAGAAGGAAAAATCCAAGCCCTAGGTTATGTATTAAATAAATAA
- the potE gene encoding putrescine-ornithine antiporter, translated as MSKSANKIGVIQLTIITIVNMMGSGIIMLPTQLAQVGTISVLSWLVTAAGSTALAFAFAKCGMFSKKSGGMGGYAEYAFGRSGNFMANYTYAVSLLIANVAIAISAVGYAAVLLEVNLSPMAICLATIGVLWLATVANFGGARITGRVSSVTVWGIILPVIGVSLIGWFWFDIDLYKGAWNPHDMPFFKALGGSIAMTLWAFLGLESACANSEAVDNPEKNVPIAVMGGTLGAALIYIVSTNVIAGIVPNAELASSNAPFGLAFAQMFSPVVGKIVMACAIISCTGSLLGWQFTIAQVFKASADEGFFPKVFSKVSKADAPIWGMTIIVSIQTLLSLMTISPSLSKQFEALVNLAVVTNIVPYILSMAALGVMQKQLKVPANKARVANVIAVIGALYSFYALYSSGETAVMLGAIATFFGWTIYGVISNKTPTAEIKAA; from the coding sequence ATGAGTAAATCAGCAAATAAAATTGGCGTTATCCAATTAACGATTATTACCATAGTCAATATGATGGGCTCAGGTATTATTATGTTGCCCACCCAATTAGCGCAAGTCGGTACTATCTCTGTGCTTTCTTGGCTTGTTACCGCTGCTGGCTCAACTGCGCTGGCCTTTGCTTTTGCTAAGTGCGGTATGTTCAGTAAAAAATCCGGTGGTATGGGCGGTTACGCCGAATATGCCTTTGGCCGCAGCGGTAACTTTATGGCGAACTACACCTATGCGGTTTCGCTACTTATCGCCAACGTCGCCATCGCTATCTCCGCCGTGGGTTATGCCGCGGTGCTGCTGGAAGTAAACTTAAGCCCAATGGCTATCTGTCTTGCCACCATTGGCGTGCTTTGGTTAGCAACAGTGGCTAACTTTGGTGGCGCTCGCATTACGGGTCGCGTGAGTAGTGTGACCGTGTGGGGGATTATTCTGCCTGTAATTGGTGTGTCATTAATCGGTTGGTTCTGGTTCGACATCGACCTCTACAAAGGCGCTTGGAACCCACATGATATGCCTTTCTTCAAAGCCTTAGGCGGTTCAATCGCGATGACTTTATGGGCATTCCTTGGCTTAGAATCGGCTTGCGCTAACTCAGAGGCTGTTGATAATCCAGAGAAAAACGTACCTATCGCCGTAATGGGCGGAACCTTAGGTGCAGCACTTATCTATATTGTTTCAACCAACGTGATTGCCGGTATTGTACCCAACGCCGAGCTTGCCAGCTCAAACGCCCCATTCGGTTTAGCCTTTGCGCAAATGTTTAGCCCTGTGGTCGGTAAAATCGTCATGGCCTGCGCCATTATCTCCTGTACCGGCTCACTGCTGGGTTGGCAGTTCACTATCGCGCAAGTGTTTAAAGCCTCTGCCGATGAAGGTTTCTTCCCTAAAGTGTTCTCTAAGGTCAGTAAAGCCGATGCTCCAATTTGGGGTATGACTATCATCGTTTCGATTCAAACCTTGCTGTCTTTGATGACCATCAGTCCATCACTGAGCAAACAGTTTGAAGCCCTAGTGAACCTCGCCGTAGTGACTAACATTGTGCCTTACATCCTGTCGATGGCAGCCCTAGGCGTGATGCAAAAACAACTCAAAGTGCCCGCGAACAAGGCCCGTGTCGCCAACGTGATTGCGGTTATCGGCGCCCTGTATAGCTTCTACGCCCTCTATAGCTCTGGTGAAACCGCCGTGATGTTAGGCGCTATCGCGACCTTCTTCGGTTGGACCATCTACGGGGTGATTTCTAATAAAACACCAACAGCTGAGATCAAAGCGGCGTGA
- a CDS encoding porin, translating to MKKTCIALMLPMLLAATSSQAVELYNDQKNSLDLSGWLGFAALNDSHDTSVIDDSSRVRFSFERSERNGWTAFATTEWGINMVSSDDSLVMQGGKLAAEKTEDFLYNRLGYVGMSHDEWGSLSFGKQWGAYYDVAGTTDLPNVFAGYSVGAYAFSDGGLTGTGRADSAFIYRNSFGPVQIALQYAAKTNGNVTLKNDDGSEMANSELDFDSSYGASLTYSLTDKFKLLAGFNRGDFEGHLGNTQVDETNEIVGIGAMYGDYYHYADNREASGLYVGFNAHQSKNNELVGGELYDATGAELMTAYQFDNGFVPMIVLSYLDLDTDASTPIQGKWTRQFAMLGLHYRYSNDTVMFAEMKLDFSNMDDSALEAQEDNGFAVGINYFF from the coding sequence ATGAAAAAAACATGCATCGCTCTAATGCTACCTATGCTGTTGGCCGCCACCAGCAGCCAAGCGGTTGAACTCTATAACGATCAAAAAAACTCATTAGATTTAAGTGGTTGGTTAGGCTTCGCGGCACTCAACGACAGCCACGATACCTCAGTAATTGATGACTCCTCCCGAGTACGATTTAGCTTTGAACGCAGCGAGAGAAATGGGTGGACCGCCTTTGCCACCACAGAATGGGGCATCAACATGGTGTCCAGCGATGACAGTTTAGTGATGCAAGGTGGCAAACTAGCCGCCGAAAAAACCGAAGACTTCCTCTATAACCGTTTAGGTTATGTCGGTATGTCACACGATGAATGGGGTAGCCTCAGCTTTGGTAAGCAATGGGGCGCTTACTATGATGTCGCAGGCACCACGGATTTACCGAACGTCTTCGCCGGATATAGTGTCGGCGCCTACGCCTTTAGCGATGGCGGCTTAACCGGAACAGGCCGCGCCGACTCCGCGTTTATCTACCGTAATAGCTTTGGCCCAGTGCAAATCGCCCTGCAATACGCCGCCAAAACCAATGGCAATGTCACCTTAAAAAACGATGACGGCAGTGAAATGGCTAACTCTGAGCTCGATTTTGACAGCAGCTACGGCGCCAGTCTGACCTACTCACTCACCGATAAATTTAAGCTGCTCGCCGGCTTTAACCGTGGCGACTTTGAAGGCCATCTAGGTAACACTCAAGTCGATGAAACTAACGAAATCGTCGGTATCGGCGCCATGTATGGTGATTACTATCACTACGCCGATAACCGCGAAGCCAGCGGTCTCTACGTCGGCTTTAACGCCCATCAGAGTAAGAACAATGAGTTGGTCGGCGGCGAACTCTACGACGCTACTGGCGCTGAGCTGATGACGGCCTATCAATTCGATAATGGCTTTGTGCCTATGATTGTCCTCAGCTATTTGGACCTAGATACAGATGCCAGCACACCCATCCAAGGCAAATGGACCCGCCAATTCGCCATGCTTGGCCTGCACTACCGTTACAGTAACGACACTGTGATGTTTGCCGAAATGAAGTTAGATTTCAGCAACATGGATGATTCAGCACTCGAAGCGCAGGAAGATAATGGCTTTGCGGTAGGGATTAACTACTTCTTTTAG